One region of Cottoperca gobio chromosome 19, fCotGob3.1, whole genome shotgun sequence genomic DNA includes:
- the LOC115025059 gene encoding liprin-alpha-3-like isoform X1 has translation MEERITTLERRYLSAQREATSLHDIKDKLENELASKESLHRQSEEKNRQLQERLDEAKQKLQQTLQRAETLPEIEAQLAQRVAALNKAEERHGNFEERLRQMEAQLEEKNQELQRARQREKMNDEHNKRLSDTVDKLLSESNERLQLHLKERMAALEEKNALSEELSNMKKLQDELIANKEQLLAELERIQLELDQLRGRPGSYSRAGSVSSLPSTLFRRSLPGSASELRYPQGGGSLPSGYTNSTTGMVVRRTRRWGPRDDSNKYVEWNSSNMLGPGYDVGDGGCSDDEDDRETLFGSELLSPSGQTDVQTLAIMLQEQLEAINKEIKLIQEEKESTELRAEEIESRVSSVALDAPPLPPSSLGGRDSVGRGYMTPSITSSTLASPSPPSSGHSTPRLPHSPARENDRQNSKDGEECRALALIDSNPPSVPRALRLDRMTHTHPGAGLDEFREFRSLSADGSTTASQDSLHKASKKKSIKSSIGRLFGKKEKGRIGAPGRESSSLASTPSDDLGSADPLGLTKLGTGTVEKDRRSKKKHDLLEEACRQGLPFASWDGPTVVTWLELWVGMPAWYVAACRANVKSGAIMANLSDTEIQREIGISNPLHRLKLRLAIQEMVSLTSPSAPASTRSSTSNIWMTHAEMESLAAVTKPEQKEFSWDQILAYGDMNHEWVGNEWLPSLGLPQYRSYFMESLVDARMLDHLTKKELRGQLKMVDSFHRVSLHYGIMCLKRLNYDRKELERRRDESQHHNQDVMVWSNERVMCWVQSIGLKEFADNLLESGVHGALLALDDTFDYTDLALLLQIPNQNTQARQLLEKEYNALITMGTERRPDEDGTKTFTRSPSWRKMFREKDLRGVTSDSSETLPANFRASAISTPSVTLRKVQSEVGPRGESGSVRTYSC, from the exons ATGGAGGAAAGGATTACAACACTAGAACGCAG GTACCTCAGCGCCCAGAGGGAGGCGACTTCTCTCCATGATATCAAAGACAAGCTGGAAAATGAGCTGGCCAGCAAGGAATCACTGCACAGACAG AGTGAAGAGAAGAACAGACAGCTACAGGAACGTCTGGATGAAGCCAAGCAGAAGCTCCAGCAGACCCTGCAGAGGGCAGAGACGCTGCCTGAGATCGAGGCCCAGCTCGCCCAAAGGGTCGCTGCTCTCAACAAG GCAGAAGAGCGCCATGGAAACTTTGAGGAGCGACTACGGCAAATGGAAGCTCAACTCGAGGAGAAGAACCAAGAGCTGCAGAGG GcgaggcagagggagaagatgaaTGACGAACACAACAAACGCCTCTCAGATACAGTGGACAAGCTTCTGTCCGAGTCCAACGAGAGACTGCAGCTCCACCTCAAAGAGAGGATGGCAGCACTGGAGGAGAAG AATGCTCTTTCAGAGGAACTGTCCAATATGAAGAAACTCCAAGATGAACTTATAGCTAATAAG GAACAACTCCTTGCTGAGCTGGAGCGAATCCAACTGGAGCTGGATCAGCTGAGAGGCAGGCCCGGCTCTTATTCCAG GGCGGGCAGCGTGAGCTCTCTTCCCTCCACTCTTTTCCGAAGATCACTTCCAGGGAGCGCCTCAGAGCTGCGATACCCTCAGGGTGGAGGCTCGCTCCCGTCCGGCTACACCAACTCCACCACTGGGATGGTGGTCAGGCGGACACGCCGGTGGGGGCCTCGAGACGACAGTAACAAG TATGTAGAGTGGAATAGCAGCAATATGCTTGGTCCCGGCTATGATGTTGGGGACGGAGGCTGCTCTGACGACGAGGACGACAGGGAGACTCTGTTCGGATCGGAGCTGCTCTCTCCTAGCggacagacagatgtacagacTTTGGCCATCATGCTACAGGAGCAGCTGGAGGCCATCAACAAGGAGATTAA GCTGAttcaggaggagaaggagagcacAGAGCTGAGGGCAGAAGAGATTGAGAGCCGGGTCAGCAGCGTGGCCCTCGATGCCCCACCTCTTCCACCCTCCTCGCTGGGAGGACGTGACAGCGTCGGGAGGGGTTACATGACtccctccatcacctcctccacGTTGGCGTCTCCCTCACCCCCCAGTTCTGGGCATTCCACCCCCCGCCTGCCACATTCCCCTGCCAGGGAGAACGACAGACAG AATAGCAAAGATGGTGAAGAATGCAGAGCACTTGCCCTGATTGACTCCAACCCTCCCTCGGTTCCACGAGCCCTTCGATTGGACAGaatgacacacactcacccgGGGGCAGGCCTCGATGAATTCCGTGAATTTCGCAG TCTCTCTGCTGACGGTTCCACCACTGCGAGTCAGGATTCCCTCCACAAGGccagcaaaaagaaaagcattaagTCGTCTATTGGTCGTCTCTTTGgcaaaaaggaaaaagggaGGATCGGTGCACCTGGGCGCGAATCTTCCTCACTGG CCTCTACACCCTCTGATGACCTGGGTTCAGCGGACCCGTTAGGCCTGACTAAACTTGGGACTGGAACAGTGGAGAAAGACCGCCGCAGCAAAAAGAA ACACGACCTGTTGGAGGAAGCCTGTCGTCAGGGTCTGCCCTTCGCCTCATGGGATGGCCCGACTGTTGTTACGTGGCTTGAG CTCTGGGTAGGGATGCCAGCATGGTATGTGGCAGCGTGTCGTGCCAACGTGAAGAGCGGCGCCATTATGGCTAACCTGTCGGACACCGAGATCCAGAGGGAGATCGGCATAAGCAACCCTCTACACCGGCTCAAACTCCGCCTGGCCATTCAGGAAATGGTCTCCCTCACTAGTCCGTCTGCACCTGCGAGCACTCGCTCA TCGACCAGTAATATTTGGATGACGCACGCTGAGATGGAGTCTCTCGCTGCTGTCACCAAGCCA GAGCAGAAGGAGTTCAGCTGGGATCAG ATCCTGGCTTATGGAGACATGAACCATGAGTGGGTGGGAAACGAATGGCTGCCCAGTCTGGGTCTGCCCCAGTACCGCTCCTACTTCATGGAGTCACTGGTGGATGCCCGTATGCTTGATCACCTCACCAAGAAAGAATTGAGGGGCCAGCTGAAGATGGTGGACAGTTTCCACAG GGTGAGTCTTCACTACGGTATCATGTGCTTGAAGCGCTTGAACTATGACAGgaaggagctggagaggaggagggatgagagTCAACACCACAACCAAG ATGTTATGGTGTGGTCCAATGAGCGAGTGATGTGTTGGGTGCAGTCTATCGGTCTGAAAGAGTTTGCTGACAACTTATTGGAGAGCGGGGTGCACGGGGCCCTCCTGGCGCTAGATGACACTTTCGACTACACTGACTTggccctcctcctccagataCCCAATCAGAACACACAG GCGAGGCAGCTCCTAGAGAAGGAGTACAACGCTCTCATCACGATGGGAACGGAGAGGAGGCCAGATGAG GACGGCACAAAAACATTTACGCGGTCACCGTCATGGAGGAAGATGTTCCGAGAGAAGGACCTCCGCGGCGTGACGTCTGACTCCTCAGAAACATTACCTGCCAACTTCCGTGCCTCCGCCATCTCGACCCCCTCCGTCACCCTGAGGAAAGTGCAGAGTGAAG TAGGTCCGAGAGGAGAGTCGGGGTCCGTGAGAACATATTCCTGCTAA
- the kcna7 gene encoding potassium voltage-gated channel subfamily A member 7 yields the protein MDSIDPQDDERGSSGKESDGENDKQLKNQLNCEEKGEQEIKGNEKEKKTESRRSVSLWRNGWALSERLAINVSGMRYETQLRTLAQFPDSLLGDAGRRSRYFDPLRNELFLDRNRACFDAILYFYQSGGRLRRPTNIPLDIFMDELMFYELGEDVMNRFKEDEGFPKEEETPLPSNEIQKRLWMLFEHPESSSGARIIAIISVMVIVVSILIFCLETLPDFRNEKESREEYFYKYHSLPKNVSENMPLPQSAFHDPFFLVETICICWFSFELVMRFTCSPSKTHFFKDVMNIIDFSAILPYFVTLGTELAKDNDASPATSLAIIRVIRLVRVFRIFKLSRHSKGLQILGQTLKASMRELGLLIFFLFIGVILFSSAIYFAESDHTNTDFISIPHAFWWAVVTMTTVGYGDMYPETVWGKLVGSMCAIAGVLTISLPVPVIVSNFSYFYHRETECVDHTEYTHVQTAPREDEGPAGEEIEEGNGDPEGEYYAIEGTCNPLNGTLLGGLCTEQSTEFSGGNTYLREPWVTQV from the exons atgGACAGCATTGACCCACAGGACGACGAAAGAGGAAGCAGCGGGAAAGAGAGCGATGGAGAGAACGACAAACAGCTGAAGAACCAGCTCAACTGCGAGGAAAAAGGAGAGCAGGAGATCAAAGGGAacgagaaggagaagaagacagagagcaggcgttctgtgtctctgtggagGAACGGATGGGCGCTGAGTGAAAGACTGGCTATCAATGTCTCAGGGATGCGTTATGAAACTCAGCTTCGCACCTTAGCCCAATTCCCTGATTCCCTGCTTGGTGACGCCGGTCGCAGGTCAAGGTACTTTGACCCGCTTCGAAATGAGCTCTTCCTGGACCGAAACCGCGCCTGCTTTGATGCCATTCTGTACTTTTACCAGTCAGGTGGGAGGCTTCGGAGGCCCACAAACATACCCCTGGACATCTTCATGGATGAGCTCATGTTCTACGAGCTGGGAGAGGACGTCATGAACCGCTTCAAGGAGGACGAAGGTTTTCCAAAAGAGGAGGAGACCCCGTTGCCGTCTAACGAAATCCAGAAAAGACTGTGGATGCTGTTTGAGCACCCCGAGTCCTCATCGGGCGCACGTATCATAGCCATCATCAGTGTCATGGTCATTGTGGTGTCCATCCTCATCTTCTGCCTGGAGACACTGCCCGACTTCAGGAATGAGAAGGAGTCCCGGGAG GAATATTTTTACAAGTACCACTCCCTGCCAAAGAACGTCTCTGAGAACATGCCTCTTCCACAAAGTGCCTTCCACGACCCCTTCTTCCTGGTGGAGACCATATGTATATGCTGGTTCTCCTTCGAGCTCGTCATGCGCTTCACTTGCTCTCCCAGTAAGACGCACTTCTTCAAGGATGTCATGAACATCATCGACTTCAGTGCCATCCTGCCCTATTTTGTCACTCTGGGAACGGAGCTGGCGAAGGACAACGACGCCTCTCCAGCCACATCCTTGGCCATCATCAGAGTCATCCGATTAGTGAGGGTGTTCAGGATCTTCAAGTTGTCCCGTCACTCTAAGGGCCTCCAGATCCTCGGTCAGACACTGAAGGCCAGCATGCGCGAGCTGGGCCTGCTTATTTTCTTCCTGTTTATCGGCGTCATCCTTTTCTCCAGCGCCATCTACTTTGCTGAGTCCGACCACACCAACACGGACTTTATTAGTATACCACATGCCTTCTGGTGGGCAGTTGTCACTATGACCACAGTGGGCTACGGTGACATGTACCCAGAGACAGTGTGGGGTAAGCTGGTCGGCTCGATGTGCGCCATTGCCGGTGTTCTCACCATCTCGCTGCCAGTGCCCGTCATAGTTTCCAACTTTAGCTACTTCTACCATCGAGAGACCGAATGTGTGGATCATACCGAGTACACCCACGTCCAGACGGCTCCGCGGGAGGACGAGGGGCCAGCGGGGGAGGAAATAGAGGAAGGCAATGGAGATCCAGAGGGAGAATATTATGCCATTGAAGGAACGTGCAACCCTCTGAATGGGACTCTGCTGGGTGGACTGTGCACGGAGCAGAGCACAGAGTTCAGTGGAGGAAACACGTATCTGAGGGAACCATGGGTTACTCAAGTTTAG
- the fgf21 gene encoding fibroblast growth factor 21 isoform X2, translating to MYLQMTLDGRVSGSDAQTAYSVLQLKSVQPGQIVIKGQSSSLFLCVDSGGRLRGQERYLEADCTFRELLLADGYTRFLSSHHGLPVSLASRHSPDRHSVPFTRFLPLRNTLARESVSEPPPNNQRHFNVDSEDLLGMGLNTMGSPQFSADQ from the exons ATGTATCTGCAGATGACCCTGGATGGGAGAGTGTCAGGAAGTGATGCTCAGACCGCTTACA GTGTGCTGCAGCTGAAATCAGTTCAACCAGGCCAAATTGTCATCAAGGGACAGTCGtcgtctctgtttctctgtgtggaCAGCGGAGGCCGTTTGAGGGGGCAG GAGCGCTACTTAGAGGCCGACTGCACCTTCAGGGAACTGCTGCTGGCGGATGGATACACACGTTTTCTTTCCTCGCACCACGGACTTCCTGTGTCTCTGGCATCAAGACATTCTCCAGATCGTCACTCGGTCCCCTTCACTCGATTCCTACCACTCAGGAATACTTTGGCACGGGAGAGCGTGTCCGAACCGCCACCAAACAATCAGAGACACTTCAACGTGGACTCTGAAGATCTTCTTGGAATGGGTCTGAATACTATGGGCAGTCCTCAGTTCTCAGCGGACCAGTGA
- the LOC115025059 gene encoding liprin-alpha-3-like isoform X2, giving the protein MEERITTLERRYLSAQREATSLHDIKDKLENELASKESLHRQSEEKNRQLQERLDEAKQKLQQTLQRAETLPEIEAQLAQRVAALNKAEERHGNFEERLRQMEAQLEEKNQELQRARQREKMNDEHNKRLSDTVDKLLSESNERLQLHLKERMAALEEKNALSEELSNMKKLQDELIANKEQLLAELERIQLELDQLRGRPGSYSRAGSVSSLPSTLFRRSLPGSASELRYPQGGGSLPSGYTNSTTGMVVRRTRRWGPRDDSNKYVEWNSSNMLGPGYDVGDGGCSDDEDDRETLFGSELLSPSGQTDVQTLAIMLQEQLEAINKEIKLIQEEKESTELRAEEIESRVSSVALDAPPLPPSSLGGRDSVGRGYMTPSITSSTLASPSPPSSGHSTPRLPHSPARENDRQNSKDGEECRALALIDSNPPSVPRALRLDRMTHTHPGAGLDEFREFRSLSADGSTTASQDSLHKASKKKSIKSSIGRLFGKKEKGRIGAPGRESSSLASTPSDDLGSADPLGLTKLGTGTVEKDRRSKKKHDLLEEACRQGLPFASWDGPTVVTWLELWVGMPAWYVAACRANVKSGAIMANLSDTEIQREIGISNPLHRLKLRLAIQEMVSLTSPSAPASTRSSTSNIWMTHAEMESLAAVTKPEQKEFSWDQILAYGDMNHEWVGNEWLPSLGLPQYRSYFMESLVDARMLDHLTKKELRGQLKMVDSFHRVSLHYGIMCLKRLNYDRKELERRRDESQHHNQDVMVWSNERVMCWVQSIGLKEFADNLLESGVHGALLALDDTFDYTDLALLLQIPNQNTQARQLLEKEYNALITMGTERRPDEDGTKTFTRSPSWRKMFREKDLRGVTSDSSETLPANFRASAISTPSVTLRKVQSEGPRGESGSVRTYSC; this is encoded by the exons ATGGAGGAAAGGATTACAACACTAGAACGCAG GTACCTCAGCGCCCAGAGGGAGGCGACTTCTCTCCATGATATCAAAGACAAGCTGGAAAATGAGCTGGCCAGCAAGGAATCACTGCACAGACAG AGTGAAGAGAAGAACAGACAGCTACAGGAACGTCTGGATGAAGCCAAGCAGAAGCTCCAGCAGACCCTGCAGAGGGCAGAGACGCTGCCTGAGATCGAGGCCCAGCTCGCCCAAAGGGTCGCTGCTCTCAACAAG GCAGAAGAGCGCCATGGAAACTTTGAGGAGCGACTACGGCAAATGGAAGCTCAACTCGAGGAGAAGAACCAAGAGCTGCAGAGG GcgaggcagagggagaagatgaaTGACGAACACAACAAACGCCTCTCAGATACAGTGGACAAGCTTCTGTCCGAGTCCAACGAGAGACTGCAGCTCCACCTCAAAGAGAGGATGGCAGCACTGGAGGAGAAG AATGCTCTTTCAGAGGAACTGTCCAATATGAAGAAACTCCAAGATGAACTTATAGCTAATAAG GAACAACTCCTTGCTGAGCTGGAGCGAATCCAACTGGAGCTGGATCAGCTGAGAGGCAGGCCCGGCTCTTATTCCAG GGCGGGCAGCGTGAGCTCTCTTCCCTCCACTCTTTTCCGAAGATCACTTCCAGGGAGCGCCTCAGAGCTGCGATACCCTCAGGGTGGAGGCTCGCTCCCGTCCGGCTACACCAACTCCACCACTGGGATGGTGGTCAGGCGGACACGCCGGTGGGGGCCTCGAGACGACAGTAACAAG TATGTAGAGTGGAATAGCAGCAATATGCTTGGTCCCGGCTATGATGTTGGGGACGGAGGCTGCTCTGACGACGAGGACGACAGGGAGACTCTGTTCGGATCGGAGCTGCTCTCTCCTAGCggacagacagatgtacagacTTTGGCCATCATGCTACAGGAGCAGCTGGAGGCCATCAACAAGGAGATTAA GCTGAttcaggaggagaaggagagcacAGAGCTGAGGGCAGAAGAGATTGAGAGCCGGGTCAGCAGCGTGGCCCTCGATGCCCCACCTCTTCCACCCTCCTCGCTGGGAGGACGTGACAGCGTCGGGAGGGGTTACATGACtccctccatcacctcctccacGTTGGCGTCTCCCTCACCCCCCAGTTCTGGGCATTCCACCCCCCGCCTGCCACATTCCCCTGCCAGGGAGAACGACAGACAG AATAGCAAAGATGGTGAAGAATGCAGAGCACTTGCCCTGATTGACTCCAACCCTCCCTCGGTTCCACGAGCCCTTCGATTGGACAGaatgacacacactcacccgGGGGCAGGCCTCGATGAATTCCGTGAATTTCGCAG TCTCTCTGCTGACGGTTCCACCACTGCGAGTCAGGATTCCCTCCACAAGGccagcaaaaagaaaagcattaagTCGTCTATTGGTCGTCTCTTTGgcaaaaaggaaaaagggaGGATCGGTGCACCTGGGCGCGAATCTTCCTCACTGG CCTCTACACCCTCTGATGACCTGGGTTCAGCGGACCCGTTAGGCCTGACTAAACTTGGGACTGGAACAGTGGAGAAAGACCGCCGCAGCAAAAAGAA ACACGACCTGTTGGAGGAAGCCTGTCGTCAGGGTCTGCCCTTCGCCTCATGGGATGGCCCGACTGTTGTTACGTGGCTTGAG CTCTGGGTAGGGATGCCAGCATGGTATGTGGCAGCGTGTCGTGCCAACGTGAAGAGCGGCGCCATTATGGCTAACCTGTCGGACACCGAGATCCAGAGGGAGATCGGCATAAGCAACCCTCTACACCGGCTCAAACTCCGCCTGGCCATTCAGGAAATGGTCTCCCTCACTAGTCCGTCTGCACCTGCGAGCACTCGCTCA TCGACCAGTAATATTTGGATGACGCACGCTGAGATGGAGTCTCTCGCTGCTGTCACCAAGCCA GAGCAGAAGGAGTTCAGCTGGGATCAG ATCCTGGCTTATGGAGACATGAACCATGAGTGGGTGGGAAACGAATGGCTGCCCAGTCTGGGTCTGCCCCAGTACCGCTCCTACTTCATGGAGTCACTGGTGGATGCCCGTATGCTTGATCACCTCACCAAGAAAGAATTGAGGGGCCAGCTGAAGATGGTGGACAGTTTCCACAG GGTGAGTCTTCACTACGGTATCATGTGCTTGAAGCGCTTGAACTATGACAGgaaggagctggagaggaggagggatgagagTCAACACCACAACCAAG ATGTTATGGTGTGGTCCAATGAGCGAGTGATGTGTTGGGTGCAGTCTATCGGTCTGAAAGAGTTTGCTGACAACTTATTGGAGAGCGGGGTGCACGGGGCCCTCCTGGCGCTAGATGACACTTTCGACTACACTGACTTggccctcctcctccagataCCCAATCAGAACACACAG GCGAGGCAGCTCCTAGAGAAGGAGTACAACGCTCTCATCACGATGGGAACGGAGAGGAGGCCAGATGAG GACGGCACAAAAACATTTACGCGGTCACCGTCATGGAGGAAGATGTTCCGAGAGAAGGACCTCCGCGGCGTGACGTCTGACTCCTCAGAAACATTACCTGCCAACTTCCGTGCCTCCGCCATCTCGACCCCCTCCGTCACCCTGAGGAAAGTGCAGAGTGAAG GTCCGAGAGGAGAGTCGGGGTCCGTGAGAACATATTCCTGCTAA
- the fgf21 gene encoding fibroblast growth factor 21 isoform X1, producing the protein MFLFPHTSFSCLSSFLLIIPLPFSLSFYLTDSNPLLSFDNQVREVHLYTDNHRRGMYLQMTLDGRVSGSDAQTAYSVLQLKSVQPGQIVIKGQSSSLFLCVDSGGRLRGQERYLEADCTFRELLLADGYTRFLSSHHGLPVSLASRHSPDRHSVPFTRFLPLRNTLARESVSEPPPNNQRHFNVDSEDLLGMGLNTMGSPQFSADQ; encoded by the exons atgtttttgtttccacaCACCTCTTTCTCTTGCCTGTCTTCTTTTCTCCTAATCATCCcacttcctttctctctgtcattttATCTCACTGACTCCAACCCACTTTTATCCTTTGATAATCAAGTCAGAGAGGTGCACCTCTACACAG ATAATCACAGAAGAGGGATGTATCTGCAGATGACCCTGGATGGGAGAGTGTCAGGAAGTGATGCTCAGACCGCTTACA GTGTGCTGCAGCTGAAATCAGTTCAACCAGGCCAAATTGTCATCAAGGGACAGTCGtcgtctctgtttctctgtgtggaCAGCGGAGGCCGTTTGAGGGGGCAG GAGCGCTACTTAGAGGCCGACTGCACCTTCAGGGAACTGCTGCTGGCGGATGGATACACACGTTTTCTTTCCTCGCACCACGGACTTCCTGTGTCTCTGGCATCAAGACATTCTCCAGATCGTCACTCGGTCCCCTTCACTCGATTCCTACCACTCAGGAATACTTTGGCACGGGAGAGCGTGTCCGAACCGCCACCAAACAATCAGAGACACTTCAACGTGGACTCTGAAGATCTTCTTGGAATGGGTCTGAATACTATGGGCAGTCCTCAGTTCTCAGCGGACCAGTGA